In one Candidatus Lokiarchaeota archaeon genomic region, the following are encoded:
- a CDS encoding formate dehydrogenase subunit alpha, which yields MLKYEATICPYCSCGCGLYLVVKNGKIIGQEPWKEHPVNEGTHCPKGMNAYQFLYAEDRLTTPLIRRNGRLEEGTWDEALDHIASKLGEAKSDDFGMLASGKNTNEDAYVLQKFARVVMGTNNIEYCGRLCHSPSAAGLGPTVGSGVMPISELDIDKADCIFLAGINPKETFPMITRRILRAKKKGAKVIVLDPRKSVSARDLADLHLQHKPGTDIAVLNTMLKTILDENLEDKEFIVSRTEGIDRLRTQLSSLQFDDVETKTGLPLERMQQAARWIAESDICTILYNQGLNQHTSGSDNVKTIATLALLTGQYGRPGAGVCPTRGQINGEGTGDMGCLNVFYPGFKKVGTGAHEVFEKLWEVADLPSKPGLPYTKMLQETNWLWVIGTNPVMAAPDANAVRKALQEKDLLIVQDIFLNETAELADIVLPAATWVERQGVHAYIDRRVQKINKIVNPPGEAKPDWWIVCQVAERMGYGQKFRFSSSEEIFEEIRECVPSYSGITYDRLDETIGGIQWPCPNENHPGTSTFFTEKFNTPDGLGHLQAVDSNSPAETPDNDYPYVLTTGRSIFHYHTGTMSRRTPKLDTEVPRCFCQINPKDANLEGIRDKDELLVSTRRGSITAVAQVTDSVPNGMLFVPIHFSESNANELTNSVVDPACGMPEYKVSAAKIEGIK from the coding sequence ATGCTCAAATATGAGGCAACGATTTGCCCATATTGTAGCTGTGGCTGTGGACTGTATCTGGTGGTTAAGAACGGAAAAATCATTGGGCAAGAACCTTGGAAGGAACACCCTGTAAACGAAGGGACACACTGTCCCAAGGGAATGAATGCTTACCAATTCTTGTATGCTGAAGATAGACTGACTACTCCACTGATAAGAAGGAATGGCAGATTGGAGGAGGGCACATGGGATGAAGCTCTTGACCATATAGCCAGCAAACTAGGAGAGGCCAAGTCTGACGATTTTGGTATGTTGGCTTCTGGTAAGAACACTAATGAAGATGCATATGTATTGCAGAAATTTGCTCGAGTTGTGATGGGAACGAACAATATCGAGTATTGCGGTCGTTTGTGCCATTCACCTAGTGCAGCAGGTTTGGGTCCAACAGTTGGATCTGGTGTCATGCCGATATCAGAACTGGACATCGACAAGGCTGATTGCATTTTCCTAGCTGGAATCAATCCAAAAGAAACGTTCCCAATGATAACAAGAAGGATTCTGCGAGCGAAGAAGAAAGGAGCAAAAGTCATCGTATTGGACCCAAGAAAATCGGTTAGTGCAAGAGATTTAGCAGATCTGCATCTCCAGCACAAACCGGGCACAGATATTGCCGTACTCAATACTATGCTCAAAACGATTCTTGATGAGAATCTTGAGGACAAAGAATTCATCGTTTCGAGAACAGAGGGGATAGATAGGTTAAGGACCCAATTATCTTCGCTGCAATTTGATGATGTGGAAACGAAAACTGGTTTACCCTTGGAAAGAATGCAGCAGGCGGCGAGATGGATAGCGGAGTCGGATATTTGTACTATACTGTACAATCAGGGACTCAATCAACATACCTCAGGTTCGGACAATGTCAAAACCATTGCTACGCTTGCCTTGTTAACAGGGCAGTATGGTAGACCAGGGGCTGGAGTATGTCCCACTCGGGGGCAAATCAATGGTGAAGGTACCGGAGATATGGGCTGTCTCAATGTGTTTTATCCTGGCTTCAAGAAAGTAGGAACGGGAGCACATGAGGTATTCGAGAAGTTATGGGAGGTAGCCGATTTGCCTTCCAAACCTGGATTGCCTTACACCAAAATGCTCCAAGAAACCAATTGGCTATGGGTGATAGGAACTAATCCAGTAATGGCGGCCCCGGATGCTAACGCAGTAAGGAAGGCTCTACAGGAGAAGGACTTGCTCATCGTCCAAGATATCTTTCTCAATGAGACTGCTGAGTTAGCAGATATCGTCTTGCCAGCAGCAACGTGGGTGGAAAGGCAGGGAGTCCATGCCTATATTGACAGACGGGTACAGAAGATTAACAAAATAGTTAATCCGCCAGGTGAAGCGAAACCAGATTGGTGGATTGTTTGCCAAGTTGCAGAAAGGATGGGCTATGGTCAGAAATTCAGGTTCTCCTCTTCAGAGGAGATTTTCGAGGAGATACGGGAATGCGTTCCATCATACAGTGGGATAACATATGACAGGCTTGATGAAACAATTGGAGGTATTCAATGGCCATGCCCAAATGAAAATCATCCAGGGACATCAACCTTCTTCACAGAGAAGTTCAATACTCCAGACGGGTTGGGCCATCTTCAAGCAGTAGATTCCAACTCTCCTGCCGAGACACCGGATAATGACTACCCATATGTCCTGACGACCGGCAGAAGCATCTTCCATTATCATACCGGTACAATGAGTCGAAGAACGCCAAAGCTTGATACCGAGGTTCCGAGATGCTTTTGTCAAATCAACCCAAAAGATGCTAATTTGGAAGGAATCAGAGACAAAGATGAGCTTCTTGTGAGTACTAGAAGAGGCAGCATAACGGCAGTGGCACAAGTAACCGACTCGGTACCGAATGGCATGCTTTTTGTTCCCATTCATTTCAGTGAATCAAATGCCAATGAATTGACTAACTCTGTTGTGGATCCAGCTTGTGGTATGCCCGAGTACAAAGTCTCGGCAGCAAAAATCGAGGGGATAAAATGA
- the hutH gene encoding histidine ammonia-lyase: protein MVIHVDGESLTIPDVVKVAKEHVEVSLDEDAKQRVVRSREVVEKAVQEGKTVYGVNTGFGDLARVAIEETDLENLQVNLLRSHSSGVGPPFSTDIVRAMMLLRANALAKGFSGVRLEVIETLLAMLNCEVVPIVPQKGSVGASGDLAPLAHMALVLIGEGAAEYNGERMEGAKALELAGIEPIKLGAKEGVALINGTQPMTAIGVLTVHDALTLVKDAVIAGAMSLEALRGTRTAFDERIHKIRPHSGQIAIADALMRVLRDSEINQSHADCGKVQDAYSLRCSPQVLGASLDAIEYVKTVLDTEVNSATDNPLIFPENNDVLSGGNFHGQPIALVMDFLSTALSEIASISERRIYRLTDSKVSGLAPFLTEGSGLQSGMMIAQYTAAALVSENKTLAHPASVDSIPTSAGQEDHVSMGTIAARHAYEILDNVKTVVAIEYLCAAQGLDLLAPLQPSNPLKAAHKTIRKFVDRLHDDRSLTNDIEQIRNLMDSRKIALAVESETGSLLG, encoded by the coding sequence TTGGTAATTCATGTTGATGGAGAAAGTTTGACCATTCCCGATGTTGTGAAAGTGGCAAAGGAACATGTCGAAGTTTCCTTGGATGAAGATGCAAAACAAAGGGTAGTCCGAAGTCGCGAGGTGGTTGAAAAAGCGGTGCAAGAGGGGAAAACTGTGTATGGCGTAAACACCGGCTTTGGTGACCTTGCCCGTGTAGCGATTGAAGAAACCGATTTGGAGAACCTACAGGTCAATCTTCTCAGGAGTCATAGCTCTGGGGTTGGCCCCCCTTTTTCGACTGATATCGTGCGGGCCATGATGCTTTTGCGTGCCAATGCATTGGCGAAAGGTTTCTCAGGTGTACGGCTAGAAGTAATCGAGACCTTGTTGGCTATGCTCAATTGTGAAGTCGTCCCCATAGTACCACAAAAGGGGTCTGTAGGAGCTAGCGGAGACTTGGCTCCACTGGCTCATATGGCACTTGTGCTGATTGGGGAAGGTGCTGCAGAGTACAACGGGGAAAGAATGGAGGGAGCTAAGGCATTGGAATTGGCGGGAATAGAACCCATCAAACTCGGTGCGAAAGAAGGGGTCGCTCTCATCAATGGAACTCAACCAATGACTGCTATTGGCGTTCTTACGGTTCATGATGCTCTCACTCTGGTCAAGGATGCGGTTATCGCTGGGGCTATGAGTCTCGAAGCACTTCGAGGTACTCGAACCGCCTTTGATGAACGTATTCACAAAATCAGGCCGCATAGTGGGCAGATTGCAATTGCCGATGCACTGATGAGAGTGCTTAGAGACAGCGAAATTAACCAATCGCATGCAGACTGTGGAAAGGTTCAGGATGCTTACTCCCTGCGTTGCTCCCCCCAGGTTCTAGGAGCTTCACTTGATGCAATTGAATACGTGAAGACGGTTCTGGATACCGAGGTTAACTCCGCTACAGACAATCCCCTCATTTTTCCTGAGAATAACGATGTATTGTCTGGGGGAAACTTCCATGGTCAACCGATTGCATTGGTAATGGACTTTCTATCTACTGCACTCTCCGAAATTGCTAGTATCTCCGAGAGGCGTATTTACCGTCTGACTGACTCAAAGGTTAGTGGTCTTGCTCCTTTCCTCACGGAAGGCAGCGGCTTACAGTCGGGGATGATGATTGCTCAATATACAGCCGCCGCACTTGTTTCAGAAAACAAGACACTCGCACATCCTGCAAGTGTTGACTCAATTCCAACGAGTGCTGGACAAGAGGATCATGTCAGCATGGGGACAATCGCAGCTAGGCATGCATATGAGATTCTGGATAATGTGAAAACTGTGGTAGCTATCGAGTATCTGTGTGCAGCGCAAGGGTTGGATCTCCTTGCACCTCTTCAGCCGTCTAATCCGTTGAAAGCTGCACATAAAACCATCCGCAAATTCGTAGATCGTCTTCATGACGATCGTTCTCTCACTAATGACATAGAACAGATTAGAAATCTTATGGATTCCAGGAAAATAGCTTTAGCTGTGGAGAGCGAAACTGGGTCGCTCTTAGGTTAG
- a CDS encoding hydrogenase iron-sulfur subunit gives MEHETDFEPRIVAYLCNWCSYAGADLAGTSRVQYSPTVHNVRVNCSGRVDPVFVIHALLSGADGVLVAGCHPGDCHYKVGNLYARRRMMILKEVIETVGIPADRVRLEWISASEGGRFGEIVDDFAARIQKIGPNSLNGGP, from the coding sequence ATGGAGCATGAAACTGACTTCGAGCCAAGAATAGTAGCATATCTCTGTAACTGGTGCAGTTATGCAGGTGCGGATTTAGCCGGTACAAGTCGTGTGCAATACTCTCCAACTGTACACAATGTCAGAGTCAACTGTTCAGGGAGAGTGGATCCCGTCTTTGTGATTCACGCTTTGCTCAGTGGAGCAGATGGTGTGCTAGTTGCAGGGTGTCATCCGGGGGATTGTCACTACAAGGTGGGAAACCTCTATGCAAGAAGAAGGATGATGATACTCAAAGAAGTTATAGAAACGGTGGGAATACCGGCTGATAGAGTCCGCTTGGAATGGATATCCGCCTCAGAAGGTGGAAGATTCGGAGAGATTGTTGACGATTTCGCTGCACGAATCCAAAAGATTGGGCCAAATTCCCTCAATGGAGGTCCCTAG
- a CDS encoding threonylcarbamoyl-AMP synthase, with product MSLYRQGFSLTTRTLDVSDVDDIDSAIEEAASVLESGGLVVYPTDTCYGLACDPTNETALEKLIDVKQRDPDLGVPLLFSDYEQVKDYHNFGDLEHIIARFFWPGALTLVVTAKKEIPEYVSGKRTTITVRVPDHVVPRGIAKELGGPIVGTSANRHGGETPFDISVAQEQLGDDIDLYLDGGESEAGESSTIVGVSGSDIKVYREGELSIEELSNSLKVDTDALRYWTARIIHPEM from the coding sequence TTGTCACTGTACAGGCAGGGATTTTCCTTGACAACACGAACCCTAGATGTATCAGATGTGGATGATATAGATTCCGCCATAGAAGAAGCAGCTTCGGTTCTTGAATCAGGAGGGTTGGTAGTGTATCCTACCGATACATGCTACGGCCTGGCGTGTGATCCAACAAACGAAACTGCGCTTGAAAAGCTAATTGATGTCAAGCAAAGAGACCCAGACCTTGGCGTTCCGCTACTATTCTCGGATTACGAACAAGTGAAAGATTATCATAATTTTGGTGATCTTGAGCATATTATCGCCAGATTCTTCTGGCCAGGAGCACTTACACTTGTGGTTACTGCTAAGAAAGAAATCCCTGAATACGTCTCAGGGAAAAGGACTACGATTACAGTCCGTGTGCCAGATCACGTGGTTCCGCGGGGTATTGCCAAAGAGCTTGGGGGACCAATTGTGGGAACGAGCGCTAACAGGCACGGAGGCGAAACCCCATTCGATATTTCAGTGGCACAAGAACAACTTGGCGATGATATCGATCTTTACTTGGATGGGGGAGAATCCGAAGCAGGCGAAAGTTCAACCATAGTCGGTGTATCTGGCAGTGATATCAAGGTCTATCGTGAGGGGGAATTGAGTATAGAGGAATTAAGTAATAGTCTTAAAGTCGATACAGACGCATTGAGATACTGGACGGCACGTATCATTCACCCAGAAATGTGA
- a CDS encoding imidazolonepropionase, whose translation MKPDLVLTDIGQLATLQGNSTEPKKGEDLEDLSIIENGAVAVKDGKFIAVGSTKDVLSEIEGDNVDKLEFPNMLALPGFIDSHTHLVFGGSREKDFAMKLAGKSYMEILEAGGGILNTLKATRKASRAVLCKNGFSYANNMLGHGTTTVEAKSGYGLNVQDELKILEAVKDIDQRMPMEVIPTFLGAHAIPPEYKGQTEDYVELVVNEMIPAVNENNLAEFCDVFCEKGVFNIEQSRRILKAAREAGMKLKVHADEIVHLGGAGLAAELGAVSADHLLQAAESDLEAMKKSGTIATLLPATAFSLDTEYADARNMIEMELPVALATDFNPNCANESMFFTIALACYKMKMHPREAISAATINAAHAIDRQETLGSIEVGKTANMIILECPNPEYLSYRFAMNLTHTVLANGQIVNTKLGP comes from the coding sequence ATGAAGCCCGACCTTGTATTAACAGACATTGGCCAGCTTGCGACACTGCAAGGAAACAGCACAGAACCGAAAAAAGGCGAAGATCTCGAAGATCTCTCTATTATCGAAAATGGTGCAGTAGCGGTAAAGGATGGTAAATTCATTGCAGTGGGTTCAACGAAGGATGTTCTATCAGAGATTGAGGGTGACAACGTGGACAAGCTTGAATTCCCCAATATGCTAGCTCTACCCGGTTTCATTGACAGCCATACGCACCTAGTCTTCGGGGGGTCCCGTGAGAAGGATTTTGCGATGAAGCTCGCGGGTAAGAGCTACATGGAGATTTTGGAAGCAGGTGGTGGAATCCTCAACACCCTAAAAGCAACGCGAAAGGCAAGTCGTGCAGTATTGTGCAAGAATGGTTTCAGCTATGCCAATAACATGCTCGGACACGGTACTACGACAGTAGAAGCAAAAAGTGGCTATGGTCTCAACGTACAGGACGAGCTGAAGATACTCGAGGCTGTCAAAGACATAGATCAGAGAATGCCAATGGAAGTCATTCCGACATTCCTTGGAGCACACGCAATTCCACCAGAGTACAAGGGACAAACCGAGGATTATGTCGAATTGGTGGTCAATGAGATGATACCAGCTGTTAATGAAAATAATCTTGCTGAGTTCTGTGATGTGTTTTGTGAAAAAGGGGTATTCAATATAGAACAATCGCGACGAATTCTAAAAGCAGCAAGAGAAGCTGGAATGAAACTGAAAGTCCATGCTGATGAAATTGTCCACCTTGGTGGTGCAGGATTGGCAGCAGAACTTGGAGCTGTTTCAGCGGATCATCTTCTCCAAGCGGCTGAATCGGACCTAGAAGCAATGAAAAAGTCAGGGACAATAGCCACTCTTCTTCCGGCTACAGCATTCAGCCTTGATACCGAGTATGCAGATGCACGCAACATGATTGAAATGGAGCTGCCTGTAGCACTTGCTACGGATTTCAATCCGAATTGTGCAAATGAATCAATGTTCTTCACAATCGCCCTTGCTTGCTACAAAATGAAGATGCATCCACGAGAAGCCATATCCGCTGCAACAATAAACGCGGCTCATGCAATAGATCGTCAAGAAACCTTGGGGAGTATTGAAGTAGGTAAGACAGCAAATATGATTATCCTCGAATGCCCAAATCCTGAGTATCTATCCTATCGATTTGCTATGAATCTCACCCACACTGTACTTGCAAATGGGCAGATTGTAAACACAAAACTTGGTCCATGA
- a CDS encoding formate dehydrogenase has translation MSDNMYLVCSSDIRIAESGEHGGAVTSVLKFVLDTERVDGVVAVKAMNGDRYSGVPVLITESAELSNTSGSLHCSTPNIARFINTYLDECSVRNLAVVGKPCDIRAIIELQKRNQIELDELYLVGLNCTGSLSPTVAKEMLRKEFEVRPSEVVMEDIDDETLTITLEDGTKISRPLSELESKGYGRRENCRRCEFNIPTMADLACGKWGTENVGGDWTFVEACSEKGKTLIHEAVEGGFIQIESPDRESIELREKKNQTEIQNSQQWIEHDLKPLEELSQQERFNYWMEEFGKCVKCFGCRDACPICYCDNCILEANRDVLKKGVIPPNALFPLTRLSHVADSCVNCGQCQDACPMELPLTKLFTIVHKRLSSIFEYTPGIDEEEPPPLLAITDEESNIDDVFLDISSIDFRKG, from the coding sequence ATGAGCGATAATATGTATTTAGTGTGTTCTTCAGACATCAGAATAGCAGAAAGTGGGGAACATGGTGGTGCTGTCACTTCTGTTCTTAAATTCGTATTAGACACAGAGAGAGTCGATGGCGTAGTTGCGGTAAAGGCCATGAACGGAGATAGATATTCAGGGGTTCCTGTTCTAATTACAGAATCAGCAGAGTTGAGTAATACCTCCGGCTCGCTTCATTGTTCCACACCGAATATTGCCCGTTTTATCAACACATATCTTGATGAATGTTCTGTCAGAAACCTAGCGGTAGTTGGCAAGCCGTGTGACATTAGGGCAATCATAGAGTTACAGAAAAGAAATCAAATTGAACTGGATGAACTATATCTTGTGGGATTGAATTGTACAGGTTCTCTTTCACCAACTGTAGCCAAAGAAATGCTCAGAAAGGAGTTTGAAGTTAGACCAAGTGAAGTCGTCATGGAAGATATTGATGATGAGACGCTGACCATCACTCTTGAAGATGGAACCAAGATTTCTAGGCCACTCTCAGAGCTTGAAAGCAAAGGTTACGGTCGTCGAGAGAACTGCAGAAGATGTGAATTCAATATCCCAACCATGGCTGACTTGGCCTGTGGAAAATGGGGAACCGAGAATGTAGGAGGCGACTGGACATTCGTTGAAGCATGTTCCGAGAAAGGGAAAACATTGATTCACGAAGCAGTAGAGGGCGGCTTCATTCAGATTGAATCTCCTGATCGAGAGAGCATTGAACTGCGTGAGAAGAAGAATCAGACAGAAATTCAGAATTCGCAACAATGGATTGAGCATGACCTGAAACCACTAGAGGAACTGAGTCAACAAGAGAGATTTAACTATTGGATGGAGGAGTTTGGAAAATGCGTGAAATGTTTTGGTTGTAGAGATGCATGTCCAATCTGCTACTGTGATAATTGTATTCTAGAGGCAAATAGAGACGTTTTGAAGAAAGGGGTAATACCACCAAATGCCCTGTTTCCACTTACACGGCTCTCGCATGTTGCTGATTCGTGTGTCAACTGCGGTCAATGTCAGGATGCTTGTCCAATGGAATTACCTTTAACAAAATTGTTCACTATAGTCCACAAGAGGCTCAGTAGTATCTTTGAATACACGCCAGGCATTGATGAGGAAGAACCCCCGCCACTACTGGCAATTACAGATGAAGAAAGCAACATAGATGATGTATTCTTGGATATTTCTTCGATAGATTTCCGTAAAGGGTAG
- a CDS encoding phosphoribosyltransferase — protein sequence MEYLILSWQEVYNLTLQLSERVVDSGFKPDVIVGIARGGWIPARILSDVLYTNTMWNVRIEYYSDVGVAGREPKITQPISVSIENKNILLVDEVTDTGDTLEHAIQHIEALGVKEVRSAVLHLKPGSKIRPDYFMREVEAWTVYPWEHRESIIALVKKFKQEEPEFSMQEIREKLVFEVGFEPTTADYFIKRL from the coding sequence ATGGAATATCTCATTCTTAGCTGGCAAGAAGTATACAACCTGACCCTACAGCTATCTGAGCGGGTTGTTGATAGTGGATTCAAACCGGATGTTATCGTGGGTATTGCCAGAGGGGGCTGGATTCCTGCCCGGATACTCTCAGATGTTCTTTATACAAATACAATGTGGAATGTACGGATCGAATATTACTCCGATGTTGGAGTTGCTGGTCGAGAACCAAAGATAACTCAGCCTATATCAGTATCCATAGAGAACAAAAATATCCTATTGGTCGATGAGGTTACTGATACGGGGGACACTCTTGAGCATGCTATTCAGCATATCGAAGCCCTCGGTGTCAAAGAAGTACGATCGGCTGTACTCCATCTCAAACCTGGCTCGAAAATCAGGCCGGATTACTTCATGCGAGAAGTTGAAGCTTGGACGGTGTATCCTTGGGAGCACCGTGAATCTATTATCGCATTGGTAAAGAAGTTCAAACAAGAAGAACCCGAGTTCTCAATGCAGGAGATTCGCGAGAAACTCGTATTCGAAGTAGGTTTTGAACCAACTACGGCTGATTACTTCATCAAGCGACTCTGA
- a CDS encoding NTP transferase domain-containing protein has translation MSDIPSGGLEIRAVILAAGKGTRLRPLTNDLSKAFVQIGDKTLVDVLVENYEAAGITSLTVGVGWQGDVLRSHLEERQSAMDIEVVDVPDYEDGPLRTLTTTLRTVEDETVIVGPVDQLMDDNLVSNALEQYHDKKSPEDIILLVDLSTKKGTQVFLDEAGLVVGLGTPLRDYDSTACSAMLMIISKSRYRTFIESANKGVPKVSEALNQLITEGAKVGHIPIEGTWFDIDTVHDILQVNRFVLRHMQESVNAPISIRLGDTMEFGQSIALPAEVFVECGVSLHGPVLVQENCKIAKNTIIGPDVVIAKGAEIGANCRIENTTLFKNAKIRKNTNIQDAVVFDSEVLYSEE, from the coding sequence TTGTCCGACATACCTTCAGGGGGCTTAGAAATCAGAGCGGTAATACTTGCTGCAGGAAAAGGAACACGACTAAGACCTCTTACAAATGACTTGTCTAAGGCCTTTGTTCAGATTGGCGATAAGACCTTGGTTGATGTATTGGTTGAGAACTACGAAGCGGCAGGGATTACGTCTCTTACTGTGGGAGTAGGTTGGCAGGGAGATGTGCTTCGGAGTCATCTGGAGGAACGACAATCCGCAATGGATATTGAAGTTGTTGATGTTCCTGATTATGAAGACGGTCCTCTAAGAACATTGACAACGACCTTGAGGACCGTTGAAGACGAAACCGTGATTGTTGGACCTGTAGATCAGCTCATGGATGACAATCTCGTGAGTAATGCATTAGAACAGTATCATGACAAGAAGTCGCCTGAAGACATTATTCTCCTAGTTGACCTTTCGACCAAGAAAGGAACTCAGGTGTTTTTGGACGAGGCTGGATTAGTTGTTGGACTTGGCACCCCTCTACGAGACTACGATTCGACGGCGTGCTCTGCTATGTTGATGATTATTTCGAAGAGCAGATACCGCACATTCATTGAGTCTGCTAACAAGGGAGTTCCAAAAGTATCAGAGGCATTGAATCAACTCATCACTGAAGGCGCAAAGGTAGGCCATATCCCCATAGAAGGAACCTGGTTTGACATTGATACCGTTCATGACATACTGCAGGTAAATCGGTTTGTGCTTCGTCACATGCAAGAGTCTGTGAATGCACCAATCTCTATTCGTCTTGGTGACACCATGGAATTCGGTCAATCAATCGCACTTCCTGCTGAAGTATTCGTAGAATGTGGGGTTTCATTGCATGGGCCAGTATTGGTCCAAGAGAACTGCAAAATCGCCAAGAATACTATAATTGGCCCAGATGTTGTGATAGCAAAAGGTGCAGAAATTGGAGCAAATTGCAGAATAGAGAATACAACTCTCTTTAAGAATGCAAAGATAAGGAAAAATACGAACATACAAGATGCAGTAGTATTTGATTCTGAAGTACTCTATTCGGAGGAATAA
- a CDS encoding metal-dependent transcriptional regulator, with product MPEDANHELTKTMEQYLETIYDLQKKDGFATVTDIAEARDVKAPSVTYVLQKLGDAGLVNYEKYRSVTLTPKGMKIAERLERIHEILRWFLKLIGVDDEIADEDACEIEHIVRPETVQKLTQFAEWVKGAPKSPKWLTHFREYQETGTRSSECEEGD from the coding sequence TTGCCTGAAGATGCAAATCATGAATTAACAAAAACCATGGAGCAATACCTAGAGACAATATACGATTTGCAGAAGAAAGACGGATTTGCCACGGTTACTGACATTGCAGAAGCGCGCGACGTGAAGGCTCCCAGTGTAACATATGTTCTCCAGAAGCTTGGTGATGCTGGGCTTGTCAACTATGAAAAATACCGTAGTGTAACATTAACCCCCAAAGGAATGAAAATCGCAGAGCGTCTTGAGCGCATACATGAAATCCTTAGATGGTTCTTGAAGCTTATAGGTGTTGATGACGAGATTGCTGATGAAGACGCCTGTGAAATCGAACATATAGTTCGTCCGGAAACGGTACAGAAACTAACTCAATTCGCTGAATGGGTTAAGGGTGCCCCGAAAAGCCCCAAGTGGCTGACCCACTTCCGGGAATACCAGGAGACAGGAACACGATCTTCTGAGTGTGAGGAAGGGGACTAG